A window of Mucilaginibacter robiniae genomic DNA:
AGGTCGGTAACGTGGAAATACCACAATCCGCATTCATGGCTGTGTTGAAACTGGATTAACAAATAAAACAAGGAAGGGCAAAAGACGAGTAACAAACAAAGTCTTTTGTCCTTTCGCCTTTATATACTATACTCATTTATGCAAATACTCGACGGAAAATACGTATCCGAAAAACTGAAAGTTGAAATTGCCGAACAAGCAGCCAATTACCTGCAACGCAGTGGCCGCAAACCGCACCTGGTAGCCGTATTGGTGGGCCATGATGGCGGTAGTGAAACTTATGTAGCCAGCAAAATGCGCAACTGCGAAAAGGTAGGCTTTAAATCAACCCTGGTGAGATATGAGGATATTGTTACCGAGGCTGAACTACTATTGAAGGTAGCCGAGCTAAACGCCGATGAAGATATTGACGGCATTATTGTACAGTTGCCTTTACCCAAGCATATTGATCCGGAGAAAGTAACCGAAAAGATTGATCACCGCAAAGATGTAGATGGCTTCCATCCTATCAATTTGGGCCGTATGCAACGTAATTTACCTTCGTTTATACCGGCTACTCCTTACGGCATTACCCTAATGCTGAAAGAATATGGTGTAGAAACTGCCGGCAAGCATTGCGTGGTAGTAGGCCGCAGCAATATTGTAGGTTCGCCCATGAGTATTTTGATGGCGCGTAACACACAGCCAGGTAACTGTACCGTAACCATTTGCCACAGCCGCACGCCTGATATTAAAAAGTTTACATTAGATGCGGACATATTGATTGTCGCCATCGGTAAGAAAAATTTTATCACAGCAGATATGGTGAAAGAAGGTGCC
This region includes:
- a CDS encoding bifunctional 5,10-methylenetetrahydrofolate dehydrogenase/5,10-methenyltetrahydrofolate cyclohydrolase — translated: MQILDGKYVSEKLKVEIAEQAANYLQRSGRKPHLVAVLVGHDGGSETYVASKMRNCEKVGFKSTLVRYEDIVTEAELLLKVAELNADEDIDGIIVQLPLPKHIDPEKVTEKIDHRKDVDGFHPINLGRMQRNLPSFIPATPYGITLMLKEYGVETAGKHCVVVGRSNIVGSPMSILMARNTQPGNCTVTICHSRTPDIKKFTLDADILIVAIGKKNFITADMVKEGAVVIDVGMNRETSTLTKSGYKLYGDVDFENVAPKTSWITPVPGGVGLMTIIGLLQNTLASANKQVYPDVQHS